The following proteins are encoded in a genomic region of Methanoculleus bourgensis MS2:
- a CDS encoding ATP-binding protein: MRGCAELLLELNTFDEHWRIEAKETSRTLGKTASQTISAFSNEPGIEGGYLLLGVSRNPASGNYRVTGVHDPDKLQREVASLCASAFNRPLRPNVQVCMVDEKPVIVVYIPEEEPHNKPIYIKAQGLPRGAYRRIGSTAQHCTDEDIRMFHTSAGRRTYDESVIPGASLDDIDPHAIDEYRRARRAANPHAPELNWDDGDILLALKCADKQDDELIPTLAGILLFGKDMAIRKYLPLMRVDYLRVPGHKWDGEISYSLEFREPLLRMIPRVIAGIMDDIPRCVAFHEGSVQRHERPLIPERVVREAVVNALMHRNYRSCGSIRIIRYPGRLEITNPGHSLVEIGDEGSITSVTRNPVIAAVLHDTNLAENKGSGIRMMVQLTREARLSPPVFESNRQADYFRAAFSLHHFFSEEELEWLRGFSAADVSDEEAMALVFVRRNGSISNEQCRDLTGLDVIGASKLLGKLRDLGFLIQHPHGAMTFYTPTGRLGVTPVCTTHLREVEVSLDAGETLSVDSGAIPPDIARSIRMLGKRNSPQEVRRVIVQVCSVRPFSAGEIARLVGRTKRWVLNSYLKPMIRDGQLEYAIPGEPNHPEQKYTVGRSELEV, translated from the coding sequence ATGCGGGGTTGTGCGGAACTTCTCTTAGAACTTAATACATTTGACGAACACTGGCGCATCGAAGCGAAAGAAACATCCAGAACTCTGGGGAAAACCGCCTCTCAGACGATCTCGGCGTTCTCAAACGAGCCCGGGATCGAGGGAGGGTATCTCCTGCTCGGTGTTTCCCGCAACCCGGCTTCCGGGAACTATAGAGTTACCGGCGTCCACGATCCCGATAAATTACAGAGAGAAGTCGCTTCACTCTGTGCCTCCGCGTTCAACCGGCCCCTGAGGCCGAATGTGCAGGTCTGCATGGTCGATGAAAAACCGGTGATCGTGGTGTACATCCCTGAAGAAGAGCCCCATAATAAGCCCATTTACATTAAAGCGCAAGGTCTGCCGCGGGGCGCCTACCGCCGCATCGGCTCGACGGCTCAGCATTGTACCGACGAGGATATCCGGATGTTCCATACGAGTGCAGGACGGAGGACGTATGACGAGTCGGTTATTCCCGGTGCGTCGTTGGATGATATCGATCCGCATGCAATCGATGAATACCGGCGAGCACGCCGAGCCGCCAACCCGCATGCACCGGAGTTGAACTGGGATGATGGAGACATTCTCCTTGCCCTGAAGTGTGCGGATAAGCAAGACGATGAGCTAATCCCCACGTTGGCCGGGATTCTCCTCTTCGGAAAGGATATGGCGATCCGGAAGTACCTCCCGCTGATGCGTGTCGATTACCTACGCGTTCCAGGCCACAAATGGGACGGAGAGATCTCGTACTCGCTTGAGTTCCGCGAACCGCTGTTACGTATGATTCCACGGGTCATTGCAGGTATTATGGACGATATTCCAAGGTGCGTGGCGTTCCATGAGGGGTCCGTCCAGCGGCACGAAAGACCCCTTATCCCTGAGCGAGTCGTCCGTGAAGCGGTTGTGAACGCGCTGATGCACCGAAACTATCGATCTTGCGGGTCGATAAGGATCATCCGTTATCCGGGAAGGCTGGAGATAACGAATCCTGGACACTCACTTGTTGAGATCGGCGATGAGGGAAGTATTACCTCTGTTACCAGAAATCCGGTCATTGCAGCGGTTCTGCACGATACAAACCTGGCTGAGAACAAAGGTAGTGGAATCCGGATGATGGTACAGTTAACCCGGGAAGCCCGCCTGTCTCCGCCGGTCTTTGAGTCGAATCGTCAGGCCGATTATTTCCGCGCCGCATTTTCCCTTCACCATTTCTTCTCTGAGGAAGAACTCGAATGGCTCCGCGGCTTCAGCGCTGCCGACGTATCTGATGAAGAGGCGATGGCTCTCGTCTTTGTCAGGCGGAACGGGTCTATCTCGAATGAGCAGTGTCGCGATCTGACCGGACTCGATGTGATCGGTGCAAGCAAATTGCTCGGGAAACTCCGGGATCTGGGCTTCCTTATCCAGCATCCTCATGGCGCGATGACCTTCTATACCCCCACCGGGCGGCTTGGGGTGACACCTGTGTGCACAACGCACCTCCGGGAGGTGGAGGTTTCGTTGGATGCAGGGGAGACTCTGAGTGTGGATTCTGGAGCAATCCCACCGGATATTGCCAGATCAATAAGAATGCTGGGCAAAAGGAATTCGCCACAGGAAGTCAGGCGAGTTATCGTTCAGGTTTGCAGCGTGCGTCCCTTCTCTGCCGGGGAGATTGCCCGATTGGTTGGGAGAACCAAAAGGTGGGTACTCAACAGTTATCTGAAGCCGATGATACGTGACGGCCAATTGGAATACGCAATCCCTGGAGAGCCAAACCATCCGGAGCAGAAATATACGGTGGGAAGAAGTGAACTGGAAGTCTGA
- the tnpB gene encoding IS200/IS605 family element RNA-guided endonuclease TnpB has protein sequence MLRRYRYRLYPTEDQKTLIAQHLGCCRFVYNWALNRKNQAYHDEGISLSKYDLMKQLPALKAELPWLKEVNAQSLQQSIHHLFRAFTNFFEGRAEAPTFEKKRAPEQAFTVPQAYAVDFERGTVKLPKIGAVKVKYHRTFVGTTKSATVIRTSTGRYFLSIVVEDGRTPPPPADPVPDQTVGIDLGLAHYAILSTGDAVENPKYLRNAQQRLAVLQRRLARKQKGSKNRNKARLKVARCHQTIADQRQDFQHQLSSRLVRENQALAVESLNVDGMVKNPSLARAISDAGWGTFLAMLAYKCQEAGKPLLRVGMFEPSSKTCSVCGYRKADLTLKDRAWTCPDCGTTHDRDLNAAINIKNFALAGAERAEEPVDSLPMGRGMKQEAPCASGG, from the coding sequence TGATCGCCCAGCACCTTGGGTGCTGCCGGTTTGTGTACAACTGGGCGCTCAACCGCAAGAATCAGGCGTATCACGACGAGGGCATCAGCCTCTCCAAGTATGACCTCATGAAGCAGCTTCCGGCGCTCAAAGCGGAGTTGCCGTGGCTGAAAGAGGTCAACGCCCAGTCGCTGCAGCAATCGATCCACCACCTTTTCCGTGCGTTCACGAACTTCTTCGAGGGGCGGGCCGAAGCACCGACCTTCGAGAAGAAGCGTGCCCCCGAGCAGGCGTTCACGGTCCCGCAGGCATATGCCGTGGACTTCGAGCGGGGTACCGTGAAGCTCCCGAAGATCGGTGCGGTCAAGGTCAAGTACCACCGCACCTTCGTGGGCACGACGAAGTCCGCGACGGTGATCCGAACTTCGACCGGCCGGTACTTCCTCAGCATCGTGGTCGAGGACGGCCGGACGCCGCCGCCGCCCGCCGATCCGGTTCCAGATCAGACGGTTGGGATCGACCTGGGGCTGGCGCACTACGCCATCCTCTCGACCGGCGATGCGGTGGAGAATCCCAAGTATCTCCGGAACGCCCAGCAACGGTTGGCCGTCTTGCAGCGGCGGCTCGCCCGCAAGCAGAAGGGGTCGAAGAACCGGAACAAGGCCCGGCTCAAGGTTGCCCGGTGTCACCAGACGATTGCCGACCAACGACAGGACTTCCAGCACCAGCTCTCTTCTCGACTGGTCCGCGAAAACCAAGCACTGGCTGTGGAGTCCCTGAACGTGGACGGCATGGTGAAGAACCCCTCTCTGGCCCGGGCGATCAGCGATGCCGGGTGGGGGACGTTCCTTGCGATGCTGGCGTACAAGTGTCAGGAGGCCGGGAAACCCCTGCTCCGCGTGGGGATGTTCGAGCCGTCCTCGAAGACCTGCTCGGTCTGCGGCTACCGGAAGGCCGACCTGACGCTGAAGGACCGGGCGTGGACGTGCCCAGACTGCGGGACGACCCACGACCGGGACCTGAACGCCGCGATCAATATCAAGAACTTCGCACTAGCAGGCGCGGAACGCGCCGAAGAGCCTGTGGACTCGCTCCCGATGGGGAGGGGGATGAAGCAGGAAGCCCCCTGCGCAAGCGGGGGGTAG